CAGACGCAAACCTTCCAGATCTAAAACaccataataataaatctaCTATTTAACTCCCATGAGTGCGTATAGTACAAGAACAGTTAATACTTACAGAGGACCCCATTGAGGTATTTGACCACATCTTAAGCATTGGATGATATTTTGCACATCTGTAACACTCACATCTTCCTGTGAAATCAAAGCAAACCAATGAACAGAACTGTCATTACTAGTGAAGTAAATCACTATTCCTGCATAACTTATCATCCTATGGAAGTCCTACctttcgcaaaataaagaaatcatttcatttcatttcattacaaTGGACGCAGCTTTCTCATCTCACGTACAATGGATGGCGATCGAAACCCGACATGCAGGTGAAGATGGCGACGACGAGGACAACGCAAGCATTACCAGACtagacaaataaaatcttcaagtcaagaatgaatagccatctcctaggcaagcgcgctccatcttaagctCCATCCACATCAGCAGGTccgattgcagccaaacgctagtctatgtattaaaaaataagtactgCTCACGTAATAATCATCATTCACAACAATGACAGGTGCATTGACGCAGGCACCCTGGCACTGCACGATGTCCACGCCAAACAAGCCGTCTTCGGACACGTTGCCAGTTGTGCAACATGTCTCCTCCTCTACCACCTGGAGGATGCAGTCAGAGCCTCGGAGCATGCAAGGCGTGGTGACGCAAACTTTGACATTAAACTTTCCCCTGAATTTCCTGGAAATTGTCATATTGAAGCCCGTTATAATGTTCAATCTAAATATCCAAATCTATATTTTGGTTGCAACTttgataaaggttttttttgaaatcccgtgggaactgatcTCCCTATGCTTTTTACCAAGATCGCTGCAGTGGTTCAATCTTGTAGGGACCAACACTTCACATTAATATGAGTTAGGTACtcgttttaatgatttttttataatccaCTAGCTGATGTCTAAGAtgtcatccgcatggatttaggtttttaaaaatccagcggggattctttgattttccggtataaattTTTTTGTCACTCTGCAGAtccttaactatatccatgcttATTCAGCGTAATTGaagaacaaaacaacaaacaaacacaaaacaCGACTATAGTCATGATTAGATGATTacaattcaataataaataatatacctaatcttATTTTACCTTTTAGCCATAGTGTAAAACGTAGCCCACTCGTAAACCCTCATTCTTGGTATACTGAGAAGCTCAGCAATTTTGTGCATAGCCGATATAGGCAGCCATCCAATCTGTCTCTGAGCAATGTCTATTGCGGCAGATAATGCCGACCGTTGAGCACCTTCTGGATAATTTTCGATTATTGCAGACAGTCTCTAAAAAACGATAAGTTCATACATCAAAAAAATGCTAGATTAGCTTACGACGATGGTGGATTAAGAAATGTTTTCACGGATGTCGTGCGGCGAAGTTGAGTTATTTATCTCTATTGTGCTTGATACActagattttttaattactatttcTAGCTGGGCATAGTACACCATTTTATAGCCTTGACAGTTTTCTCTAAATTTACGACTCAGAGGCCCTAGTATAACTTTTCCGGTTTAACGTAAACTGTGCGTAACTCTGTCATGTAAAGTACGGGAAGGAAAAGTTTTTTGTCCCTTTCCCGTCCATACTAAATGACAAAACATATACttagttaacgttaacttgaaaagttatacCAAGTCCTCCCAATTttctaaacaaaataaagtttaagtaatttttatacttttaggTTCGCCTCGGAGAACTCGAAGGGTGTTGAAGGATTGTTATCCTTGCTATCTCTATGGACATTTAATTCCTCGCTGCAAAGACTACTTGAAGTTGAAATATTTCTTTGTATCCGTGAAATCTAAAACAAAGTAAGAATATTCTGCCATGATatctaaaaatactttaaatCATCCATATGaatacatactataatattataaacatacaAAAGTGGAGAGTTATCTTATATTCCAGGGACGGCTACTTTTGTTCTGAAAATAAAGTTCttatgggtttttaaaaaacatttggtacagagatagcttgcgtcctagAGACAGACACAAGCTACGTTTTATCTCGGaatatcaaagaattcccacgcgatttcaaaaaaatctatatagTGATGTAGGTTTTTAGCGGACAAAGTCTAATAAGGTTTCACATAAAAGTGTTTCTAATAAACTGaaactagtattatataatattaatactacTTGGTTGAAATCTCTtctatattcataataatattgtaatccTCAGTAAATTTTATCATAAGCCCGCAGTGCTCGTACATCGCTACTTAAGATGCGTCGCGTCGATCCTTGAAACTTTAATACATCGCGGTGAAACTTCAGAGACCACCATAATTTAAGTTTGTTTAGTCTAGTTTGAGTAACTGAGATTTAggatagaaaaagaaagaattGAAGTTGTTGGAAATACGCATTAGAAATCCATTCAAGAGTACATTTAGGTATTTCCTATATTTAACTATCTCTCGAACgacgatagcctagtggctaagagatcgggggtttgatcctggGCGTGCACCCATAACTTTTTGGAATTATGTTCGATCTAAGCAATTATAATATCatttgatttaacggtgaaagaaaacttcgtgaggaacctgcatgcctgggagttgtccataatgttctcaaaggtgtgtgacctctgtcaatctgcactgggccagtgtGGTCTTCTGAGAGGAAATCCAAGCTCAGCAGTGGAccagcgatgggttaatcaCGATGCTTCTGTGCTTATCTTagactagccaatgcccgcgacttcgcccgcgtggatttaggtttattgaaatcccgtgggaactctttgattttccggaataaaaagtagcttatgtgctaatccaggatattatctatctccattccaaatttcagccaaatttgtccagtagtttttgcgtgaaggagtaacaaacatatacacacacactcatacacacaaactttcgcctttataatattagtgtgataagtgtttttatttttcacaaaaatattaattgatgCTACGGAAATACTTAGGGCCTATCTAGCTTTACATTTTTCTCTTTGATGTGTACACTTATGGATGTGTACCATCTTACTACAATCGTTATTTACGATATTAAAAATAAGTGATTAAAGCTTTACCTTAATTTTGTTCAATATTCTgagcattttttaaataattttaatatttctatttcttttgCAATCTTAGTTTCGAACAAGTTTCGAATTATTGCTCTTGCTGCTTTATTATTCCCACTAAACTATGACTTTTATGTCAAATATGTCAAtttcatattatgtttatttttcgaATTATTAAGTTCTTAGTATTATTGAGTTCTTACCATCTTCCTGGTTCCATGatattttgttagtttttagCAACGGTTTTTAGTGAAATCTCAGGATGCGGTGGCATGTGGTTGCGCGGATAAGTTAATATGATTTAACCgcataaaataaagttattaatGCGTTTTGTTTGATCCATAATCTGAGCAGGTCTACGACGTAGACTCTTACACAGACCTCGGTTAGATTAATGTATTGTGGTTTGTATACCTAGTCCTACCTACCTGTTCTATTATGAgtctaaattatttaatatagaTACACGAGAtataaaaagcaaaataatattaattttatgtcaaAAATTATGCTATACGAGATTAATGAGCTCGTTAAAAGGTTTAGAGAGAGGCTTTTGTTTACTGCTGTGACCCTCGTCACAAGTAAATGTGTTATAAAACAATTATCTCGTTTCTTTACGGAAAATCCTTTAGCGTTATCCTACTGGAGTGAGTACTCTCAGATGTAAAACAGTTTTAAAGCCTTTTGATGGTGCAGGTTCGCGATCAAGTATCGTGGAACGTAAATTATAATGTATAACATTAATGTTTTTtcccggtttttttttcaattaacttAATAGAATCTTACCTTACTTATGAGAAGTTAGATTTTCCTCACAGTCTTGTGTAGTTAATGATACAGTATGTAATTTGTGACGAACTACTTAGGCACACCATAACTGACGCGGACGCTTCGTTACGCCGAACGCATCGGTAGGCTAATTTAGCGAAACAAGTCGTCATTGATCTATTGGCTAGTttatttgattttgtttttattgggaTTTTGTCTGGCTATAACTTGCTAGATGCTTGGCTAGTTATTGTGTTTTTCTGTCTAAAATTCCTAGTATCTAGCAGCCTGGTAGGTCTTGGAAAGTTGAAGCTGAAGAGCATAATCCTAGTCATAATTTTACGCCTGATATACTCTCTGATCGTATGAGATTCCTGACCCATCGAACTACTCATAGTTCGACGGGTCAGGAATCTCTCACTCTCAAGCGAGTGAGTGATAAAAAAATAAGGTTGTGCACCtgtgtttatatatttatgCGCTATAATGTCTCCCGTCAACCAACTACCTACGTTGGGTTAAATCCCCATAAAAATTAGCTGCCCTGATCAAAATTAGGTCAGTAAAATGGTATTATTACCAAATCATTTAAGCGCTCCGTTACGTTAACTGatctataaaaatattcaaattcgaTGCATGCACGCgtgatttttaatacataatacttATATCAAAATACCTACTGTCGTTCCGATTTTACCACAAGCGGCTTTGGTTGCCGAAGTACACgcaaattttaaattgaattccAGATATCGCTTATGGAGATATTTGttacgtaaaataaattatcatgATGGAACGGAGATTGAAATTTGAGTTTTGTTAAGCCTTTATATTCGTATGGAATTTTCGCTAGAAGTcgaattattatgataaaaatgcTTGCTTTAGTGGCATGGTTTTAGGTATATACCAACCAACTTAGCCTTGATTTGTAGGAAGGAATGTATTGTTATCTAGTGGCAGTCCAAAAtttgttcatcatcatcatcaactcattgcGGTCAACTGCTGAGcactcctctcagaatcagaaAGGTTTAGACacagtccaccacactggcgtgcggattgacagattttacagacctttgagagcattatggattactttcaggcatgcagatttctcctgcatgcctgaaagttgtTTTCCTctacagttaaagcaagtgataagta
This genomic stretch from Maniola jurtina chromosome 2, ilManJurt1.1, whole genome shotgun sequence harbors:
- the LOC123869853 gene encoding NADH dehydrogenase [ubiquinone] flavoprotein 2, mitochondrial-like; amino-acid sequence: MLRILNKIKISRIQRNISTSSSLCSEELNVHRDSKDNNPSTPFEFSEANLKRLSAIIENYPEGAQRSALSAAIDIAQRQIGWLPISAMHKIAELLSIPRMRVYEWATFYTMAKRKFRGKFNVKVCVTTPCMLRGSDCILQVVEEETCCTTGNVSEDGLFGVDIVQCQGACVNAPVIVVNDDYYEDVSVTDVQNIIQCLRCGQIPQWGPLSGRFASEPITGLTTLLTPPPGPGFGIQEALLTPPTNPGKPCAP